CACGACCTCGTCCGTGAGGGCGCCGCCGAGCGCGCAGGGGGCGTACGCGTCGAGGTCCGCGCGCACCAGCGCCGCCGCGTCCGGCACCACCTCGACGCCGGGGTGCGCGGCGAGCACCCGCTGCACCGCGCCCGCGTCGACGTCGGTGACGACGGCCCGGGCGCCCTCGGCGACGAGGTGCCCGACGAGGTGCCGGCCCACCTTGCCCACCCCCGCCACGCCGACGGTCCGCCCCGCGAGCGACGCCGAGCCCCAGGCGCGCTCGGCGCTGGCCCGCAGGCCCTGCAGGACGCCGTACGCCGTCAGCACCGACGAGTCGCCCGCCCCGCCGCTGTGCTCGGAGCGGCCGGTGACGAAGCGCGTCTCGCGCGCGACCACGTCCATGTCCTCGACGTACGTCCCCACGTCGCACGCGGTGACGTACCGCCCGCCGAGCGACTGCACGAACCGCCCGTACGCCCGCAGCAGCGCCTCGGTCTTGTCCCGGCGCGGGTCGCCGATGATCACCGCCTTGCCGCCGCCGTGGTCCAGCCCCGCGAGCGCGTTCTTGTACGACATCCCGCGGCTCAGGTCGAGCACGTCGGCGAGGGCGGCGTCCTCGCTCGGGTAGGGGTGGAAGCGCGTGCCGCCGAGGCCGGGCCCGAGGGCCGTGCTGTGCAGCGCCACGATCGCCCGCAGCCCGCTCGACCGGTCCTGGCAGAGCACGACCTGCTCGTGGCCCGGGCCGCCGGGCCCGAGCACCGTGGTGGCGGGGGAGGACGCCACGATCACCTCCGTACGGGTGCCGGGCGCGACGCTGCGCCCGGCCGCGGACACCCTAGGCAGCGCCGTAGCCCGGGCGGCCGCGGGGGGATGGTCCGTGCGGGCCATTCCCGGCAAGGCCGCGTACGGGCACCATGGGGCAAGGGTCCGAACAGTCGGACCCGTGGAGGAGGGCCCACGATGTCCACGCGCACCCCCGAGAGCGAGCCGCTGCTCACCCCGGCCGAGGTGGCCTCGATGTTCCGCGTCGACCCCAAGACGGTCACGCGCTGGGCGAAGGCCGGCAAGCTCACGTCCATCCGCACCCTCGGCGGGCACCGCCGCTACCGCGAGGCCGAGGTCCGCGCCCTGCTCGAGGGCGTGCCCCAGCAGCGCACCCCCGAGGGCGGCGCCCCCGGCGCCTGACGCCCGGGCGGGGCGTCCCCGGGAGGTCCCGGGGGGCGCCCCGCGGGGCGGTCCGGGCAGCGTCCCCGGATCCGCCTCAAGATCCGCGCGGTCCCCGCCGATGGTCCCTCTGCCAAGGGCACGGGCCGACAGCGGAGGTACGCAGTGGACGACATGGACGAGATCGTCCAGGAGTTCCTCGTGGAGAGCCACGAGAACCTGGACCAGCTCGACCGTGACCTGGTGGCGCTCGAGCAGGAGCCGGACTCGCGGGAGCTGCTCTCGAGCATCTTCCGCACGATCCACACCATCAAGGGCACGAGCGGCTTCCTGGCCTTCGGCCGGCTCGAGCAGGTCGCCCACGTCGGCGAGAACCTGCTCAGCCGGCTGCGCGACGGCGTGCTGCGCATGACGCCGGAGTCGACCGACGCGCTGCTGCGCATGGTCGACACGGTCCGCGCGCTCCTCGACGCGATCGAGCAGGACGGCACCGAGGGCGACGTCGACGTCACCGCGGCCGTGGCCGCCGTGCAGGCGTGCCTCGACGCCCCGGCCGGCGGCGCTCCCGCCG
The Vallicoccus soli genome window above contains:
- a CDS encoding Glu/Leu/Phe/Val family dehydrogenase; its protein translation is MVASSPATTVLGPGGPGHEQVVLCQDRSSGLRAIVALHSTALGPGLGGTRFHPYPSEDAALADVLDLSRGMSYKNALAGLDHGGGKAVIIGDPRRDKTEALLRAYGRFVQSLGGRYVTACDVGTYVEDMDVVARETRFVTGRSEHSGGAGDSSVLTAYGVLQGLRASAERAWGSASLAGRTVGVAGVGKVGRHLVGHLVAEGARAVVTDVDAGAVQRVLAAHPGVEVVPDAAALVRADLDAYAPCALGGALTDEVVEVLRARVVCGGANNQLAHPGVADALAERGVLYAPDFVVNAGGVIQVADEVDGPVPERARERAGRIFATTQRVFAVAQEHATTPVAAAEHLAEERMAGVARLRDVWLPRG
- the bldC gene encoding developmental transcriptional regulator BldC, which produces MSTRTPESEPLLTPAEVASMFRVDPKTVTRWAKAGKLTSIRTLGGHRRYREAEVRALLEGVPQQRTPEGGAPGA